From the bacterium genome, the window TGCTTCAGGTGAGTCTGACATTAGAACTGAAAGATTTGTTAAAATTTCCTCAGCAGAATTTCCATCAAGTGTAATAAATTTATTTAATTGAGATATTTGAGACTCAGTTAATCCTTTACCTGTCAATTCTTTGGAAACTCCTGCCCATTCAATTTTATCTAATTTATCAATCGATTTTAATACATCCACATTCATCTTCGCGTCATAACCAGCAAAAGAGGGTAGTCCATTTAATACTTTTCTGTTATTGATTTTTATAAGAAATCTTTCAATCTTTAATGCAGAAAGTGTCTCATACATTAAGGCAACAACCTCAGCGTCGGCACTCATTCTTTCAGTACCAACAATGTCTGCATCAAATTGAACGAATTCTCGGAATCTACCAGCTTGTGGTTTTTCTCCTCTCCAAACTTTACCAGTTTGATATCTCTTAAAAGGTTTTTCAATTTTATCACTGTAAAATGCCATGACACGTGCTAGAGGAACTGTTAAATCAAATCTTAGAGCAAGGCCTTCATCATCATTGCGAAGTCCGGCTTTAAACATCATCATTTTAAAATTAGCATCACCACCTGTTAGAATTTCCTCTTTTTCAATTCCAGGAGTATCCAATGGCAAGAAACCAAAAAGCTCAAATGTACTTCTGATAGAATCGAACATTTTTTGTCTAGGAATCATGTCTTCTGGAAGATAGTCCTTGAATCCACCGGCTAGATCTGGAGAAATTGGTTTAGATATTTTCATT encodes:
- the hisS gene encoding histidine--tRNA ligase, translated to MKISKPISPDLAGGFKDYLPEDMIPRQKMFDSIRSTFELFGFLPLDTPGIEKEEILTGGDANFKMMMFKAGLRNDDEGLALRFDLTVPLARVMAFYSDKIEKPFKRYQTGKVWRGEKPQAGRFREFVQFDADIVGTERMSADAEVVALMYETLSALKIERFLIKINNRKVLNGLPSFAGYDAKMNVDVLKSIDKLDKIEWAGVSKELTGKGLTESQISQLNKFITLDGNSAEEILTNLSVLMSDSPEALEGIAELKEIVDNLASLQVPSEFWKIDLSVARGLGYYTGPVFETTLLDLPSIGSVFSGGRYDDLVSRFSAQKLPAVGASIGVDRLFAALEKLSLLKKEKTTVKALILNFDKQAEGYCQEITTSLRKIGIPTEIYLGKEDFLKEQLTYALKQEIQIVVIAGSNEMSKKVAQIKNLSARTQQEVAFEQIPEVIKAIIDSSTVA